The Malassezia vespertilionis chromosome 2, complete sequence genomic sequence CAAAAAAGACAAGAGCGAATTGCGTAGGCAGCGTCGCCCAGAGTGCCTCCAAACTAGTATTTGCCAAATTAAAATAGGTGAGGTAATGGTAAAATGCAGTGTcagacgacgcgccgcccaaaTCAAACACCCAGCCAGTTTTTTGCAAATCCTCCAGGCTTGCACCAAACACGCCAAACGCAGCAGCATAAAACAACACTGGAATGCTCAAAAAGTAAATGGGAAGCACCAGTGGATGATGGATCTTTGCGGTGATATAATTGAGGAAGCATGCAAAAAAGAGCGGGAGTGCCCACTGCGCAGTCACTGTCCAATTTGCAATGAGTAAGTGCATTCTGGCCAAATCGTATTTAAACCCGCCTTCTTCTTCAATGCGCGCAGTAACAGTAAACCCCGTCTCGAGCAAGAATACACCGACACCGCCAATGCATCCGACCAAGATGTGACGAGGAAAGTAACTGATCAATGCACCCAAACGAAGCGTCCCAAGCACAAGGAATAACAAGCCCGTCAACACAGCAGAAAGCGCAAACGATACCATTGTGGTCGCGATAATTGCCGGCCCATTCGATTCGCCGACCACGCGGGTAATGCCTTGCACGAGAATGTGAAAGAACGGTACGACTTCAATCATCATACTGCCATTTCCGCCCTTGAATATAGAGCCGCCCAACGTGTACACAAGCTGGGAAATAATGCACGTCATAAAAAACATGGATACACCGTCGCCGCCAAAGTCGGAAAACACGCTCGAGGACGTGGGAAACATGATCATGCCGTACGATACACCGTCCAGGATATTgagcagcacgccaaggaTCACCACATGTAGTTGACGCACAGGCGCGAGACATGCCGTGCCAATATCTCCCCATGTCAATCTCTCTTCCCCAGCTGCATCCCCGGTCAAAGCCGATTtcgacgccgcggccgccgagcgccgcagtcGGTGCAGCAAACTCCATTTCGTGCTGACGGCGAGAATCGCGGCATCTCCAGGAACAATACTCCGGCCTGGATTCTCGTACTGGAAGTCTGCTGCGTCGTACGAAGTGTGTCGCTCACCCTCCCTAAGCCAGCTTTCCTCGTCCATGTCAGGGATCGTCGCTAGGTTTGCACGCTTCGCCGTGCCCATCGTCCCCAACCCAGCCGCTTCGCTGTTGGCACTCGCGCACACGGCATAAATCGTATCTTGCTCATCTTCATCCTGCTCTGCAGTCGCAAGCGAAATCCCACTTTCGTCTTCAGAAGTCAGCGCCAAttcgccgagctcggcggTGTCCTCGCGAATGATTGCTGAGGTCGCGGTGTACGAAGACGGCTGAGCATGCTCCATCCATTGCCGGTGCTCCGACACTACATTTTGAAAGCGGTAACTACGCCCTTCCAACGTGCTGAAGGAAGAGGCGCTTGTGTAATGAGACGCAGGCATGCTACCCGCATTTGGGTCGTGTGCGGCTTCCACATCCATTTCTGGGCCGGAAAAAGAAATAGTGGAACGCGTACGCTCATGTCGAGACGCAggtgcgcgtcgcagcacCATCGCAAGATGctatgcgctgcgcaatcgCCCCGCacaaagcgcagcgtcgttATCAGCGTCCAACAACACAATCTCCACATTTGGGCGCCAGCATTTTTGGTTGGCTCAAtggaggcggcgcgcatgtgTTATGTCAGCCCTCCCACGAAAGACCATCGCCATGGAGCAAGAAGCGATGCATTCCGCGGAGCCAAtggaggatgcgccggATCGAACCGTAGAGGAAGGACAGGAGGAATTGCCGAAGCGCATTCTTTACGAAATGCCCGAAGagatgcgcgcacaagctccTGACACTGCAGAATCCGAAGCCGTCGCGCAAGTCCAAGAAACGCCCGAGCCTGGCTTAacgccgccggcgccgccggtCGAGTATGGCGACGATGTCAGACCCGATGCACTCCATTTGGAGGGCGATCCAATCTCACAGCTGTCTACGTCGCGTCTTCTGGCTTTTGTAGCCTACTCTGGCTCACAAGCAAAAGGGATTGAATGGATCAACGACAAACGTTGCATCTTGGCTTTTGAATCGTACGGGGATGCGCTACGTGGTTTGGAACAGATCACATATCGTACTGGAGATGGAGAGATGAATGAGAAGACTAGCATGCCTGCGCCGTCTGTTATTGCAATGCAAGACCCTAGCGCGCTGTCGCCATCGGAAACTGAAGCGCTCGTGCGTCCCCGCCTTGCAATGGCGTTCCCGTCGGCCTTGTACACACCTGTGGAAAAGCAAGCTATGGACGCGCTTcccgaggcgctgcgtgcgcttgaCGAGGCACGCAACCGCCTTGCACAAAACGcggacgacgcgccggacATTTACAAAGAAATGGAGCTGGAAGAATTGGAAAAGAAACATTTCACACCCGAGCttcgcgagctgcagcgtgtgcggcAGAGTTTGTGGATACGATTTGCACTTCGCAAGCATGATACCAAGGCACCCCGttcggcgcagcgcagcaacTGGTACAGGCAGCACGGTCGTGGTGCCGGGAAAGAAGTTGTTCCCCGACTGCTACAAGTTGGCGACAGGGCGGgaccgcggcggcgcagaggcGAAAAAGGCGAActtttttttgcgcgcgacgataTACCGGATCCTTACCTCAATCCACGCTCAGATCGCGACTGGCAAGAAGACTACACACCGCGTTCTTTACAGGACCGGATTGGACGTCGCCGTGGCCACGACTGGGATGACGACAACGCGCAAAAACGACTGCGCAGCCTTTCGGCATCTCCGGACCACTCTACAGATGGAGAACTACGTATTCGAGGGCGCGGCTCAATCCGTGCGCCCAACGCTCGGATGGCTGGCTGGGACGACTAGACGCTGCCTCCACATTCATGTAGCCCATTGTACGTAGCGCACACATGCAGGATCACGTGCCAATAGCGTGGCGCGAAGGAGATTGGTAAAACTTTTTCAGCCAGCGGAATTTTCactcgcgcttgctccGAAAGCCGTTTTCTTTATCCACGATTCTAGCTCGGTGCACCCTCAGCAGCACCGACTAATTTCACTACTACATCGACTCGTAGACTTCCTTTTTTGAGAAGGAAGCCTTGCAGTACTCTAACTTTTCTAGCGCTATGTCCAAGTACGTATACAGCAgtctgcaagcgcagcataCTGACCGTCGCGCCGTTTCGCGCCCGCAGCCCCGAGGAAGTTTCTGCCGCTCCCGCTGCTGCTCCCGCTCCCAGCGCCCTTGATGCCTCCATCACCGAAGGCGAGATTCAGTCTAACTGGGATGAGGTGTATGACAATTTCGACAACATGGGTCTTGCTCCGGAGCTTTTGCGCGGTGTATTCGCGTATGGTTTCGAGCGTCCCTCGGCCATCCAGTCCCGTGCTATTGTCCCTGTGATCAAGGGTCACGATGTGATTGCCCAGGCGCAGTCTGGTACCGGTAAGACTGCCACCTTCTCGATCGCcatcctcgagcgcatcgatccTAACATCAAGGCTGTTcaagcgcttgtgcttgcacCCACGCgtgagcttgcgcagcaaatTCAAAACGTCCTTGTTGCGCTGGGCGACTACATGAACATTCAGAGCCATGCCTGCATCGGTGGTACCAACGTCCGCGACGACATGGCACGCCTCAACAACGGTGTTCAGGTCGTCGTCGGCACGCCCGGACGTGTCTACGATATGATCAACCGCCGCGCTTTCCGTACGGACCATCTGAAGATGTTCTGTCTTGATGAGGCCGATGAGATGCTTTCGCGCGGCTTCAAGGACCAGATGTACGAGGTTTTCCAGCTGCTCCCTCAAGACACACAGGTTGTGCTCCTTTCCGCCACGATGCCCGAGGATGTGCTGGTCGTTACAAAGAAATTTATGCGCGAGCCCGTGCGCATCCTTGtgaagcgcgacgagcttaCGCTGGAAGGTATCAAGCAGTTCTACATCGCTGTCGAGAAGGAGGAATGGAAGTTTGAAACGCTCACTGACTTGTACGAGACGGTCACGATTACCCAAGCCGTTATCTTCTGCAACACGCGCAGAAAGGTTGACTGGCTCACCGACCAGCTCCATGCAAAGGAATTCACTGTCTCGGCCATGCACGGTGACATGGatcagcagcagcgcgaggtcATTATGCGCGAGTTCCGCTCCGGCTCTTCGCGTGTGTTGATTACCACCGATTTGCTCGCGCGTGGTATCGACGTGCAGCAAGTCTCCTTGGTCATTAACTACGACCTGCCCACGAACCGCGAGAACTACATCCACCGTATCGGCCGTGGTGGTCGTTTCGGTCGCAAGGGTGTTGCTATTAACTTTGTCACTGAGGACGATGTCCGCATGATGCGCGACATTGAGCAGTTCTACAACACCCAGGTTGAGGAGATGCCGCTCAACGTTGCCGATCTCATCTAGAGGCTTTACAATGGCTTAATGTGCCTCATCTTGTCTCGTTTATAGCGTGTGCTCATGGAGGCACTGCTGTGCTTAAGATCTCAATGCACGCTCCTCTTTACAGTTTCAGCATAGATCCAAAATGACGATCCCCGTACGCACCCGCGGCGTTGtccatgtggaggtgtCAAAGCGCGCTCTTGTGCGCGTCTAGTTGGATCATACGCTCATTGTGTCCTACACTGGTTCACTGGTTCACCATATCGTACGACACTATGCGCAAAGCTGCACAAGAGTGGAGTTTTTACTGAGTACATGCATTTTACATGATGGACAACCACGCTACTGGTCCATGGAAGCGACGTACGTCGCGTCGGGCGTAAATCTTCTATATGTCGCCGCATTTGGAACATCCATCTCAATGTCACCGTCGCGCCCACGTCTTGCAGGTTCGAATTTATGTGCCTGTAAAGAGTTTGAGCTATGCACGCAATGTACGCCGCGTGGCATTGCATACAGCAAAACCAGCGCACTGGATGTGTGGGGCGGAGATGAGAAAAACGGCGCCGTGCTTCGACGTGCCACACACGCATGTCAACGGTGTCGCCAATCCAAGCACCGCTGTGACGATCGATGGCCGACATGTGTTGCGTGCGAGAAAGCAAATACCCTTTGTGTCAGACTCGACCCCCAAAAGCCAACGCACCCCGGCGACGTGGCGCACACCTATATCTCCAGACTGGAGCAGCGATGCTATAGACTCGAGGCCAAGCTCCGAGTTATGGAGCAGTCGAATGACGCCGATCTGGACGAGTATGCATTGTGTATAGATTCTTATTGTACGACGACGTGATCCTGGTATATTCGCTACATTAGGCGGAGCTGTGTgcctcgtcgctgcggcgcccTCGCCGAGCTTTGTATTTGTatctgcgctgcatcgtgaCATGCTTCGGTACAGTCTCGCTCGTCCCTGCTACGACTGGGGGAACAAACAGATCGCCCATGAATACCTTGTAGAGTGTCATGAGGAACACCAAGAGCCAAAGCAGGACAATGAGCATGGACAAAGCCATGCCAATCACATGGAATGCTGTTGAGTCCAACGTGGTGCCCAGCTGTACGGCACACATGGTAAATGTGCCGATGGGAAAAATAAGGCCCCACCATCCCAAATTAAACTCAAGCGCGGAGACCATCCACAAGTCAAGCAAGCTAGTCGCCGCAATCAGCACCCAGACAAGCGCAAATCCCCAAATCATTAGCGCCACTGGTGTGCTAATTCCACGCACAGCAAGCGACATGGCCATATTATACTCGGATGTAAATTTTTCCAGCGATTCCAATCCTTTTCCTGACGCCTTGGTTACGTTGTAAAGCGCATCCGCCAGTCGTAAAAGTGAGAAGCCCCCTTGTCCAAGCATCCCGAGCGGTAGGAAAATGGTGACTATGAGCGCATCCGGGGGCACTTTAAACAGAGTGAGTCTAGTGAAGAAAAGCGCGAAGATTAAAATGCCAAGGCCCAATCCACTGCCCAGAAGCACGTACGAAGCGACAATGGTTagccgcgcgtgtgctggCGGCAACACTTCCGCGATGAGCGCGCCCGTGGAAGACGCGACAACGCAAGGCACGACGGGGAGTAAGAGCACACCCGATATCAAATCAAGCGTATGATCATGCCGCGTAAATTTGAGCACCACAAGCGATACTGTTATAAAGATGGCGGCAACAGCATTGATCCACCACAGCACCCAGGTGAACACGATCATACCATTCCCCCACTTTTCTGCAAACGACAATGCACACATGTTGATAAGTGTTGAAAGAGACATGACAATTGTGCCTGTAAACATAGACTGGGTTGGATGCATGAGCATCATTCGTAGCACCGACGGCCACTTTGTATACCGCACGATGCTGATAATCATAAAAAGGGTAAAGAGCACTAGATTCAGCACATACACAATGTACGCAATAGCTCTGAGCCCATGGAATTGATACGGCATCTGATACAGAATAGTAGCCGTAATACCTGTGCCCATGGTAGCGCTGAACCAACTGGGCGAGAAATGGAGTGTTGCACGCTCGAGAGTGTatgcgacgcgctgcaaacgcgTATTCTGCCCTGGTGCGGACGGCTCTGGAGGCACATCACTTACTTCGCGCACTTCTTGCTGCCACGTCGTAGGATTTCGGATCTCCTCGTCGATTTGCGCAACGAGCCCTGGTGCATGGCCATGTAGCACCATGTAAAGTGCACCAAGCGGCCACGCTCGCGTGAAAATTATGTGGAGGTATTCACGTGGTGTTTGGACGCGACAAGCGCCGTCCCTGTTGGCATTACCGTACATTGGGCGGTGCGTTATGCCCATTAGCGCATATCCAGGCGAGTCCGTGTCTACAAATACAGCTGGGTATCCTTTTCAAGGTACCAATACCATAGCTTCCGGCGGAAGAGCTACGTACCGTGGCGAGCAAGCAAATCCTCCATCGCCCGACTTTGACCGTGGCGACACTCTTCTCCCCATGCACTCGCGCCCCGGCTCCCTGTCTGGGAGTTTTGCGGACgacagcaccgcgccattTATATCTGAGAAAGGGGCAAAGAAGCACATGTCCAAGTACGCGAACGCGATACCTGTGCATCAGCCGCCGAAGCAGCTATCGGAGCGGCTTGAATCCTGGCTGCAGAATGACCGCCTGATGTTTATCGTGTACTTGCTGCTCTCCATTTTCACGCGGCTGTACCGCATTGGAAGCAACAGCAAAGTGGTGTGGGATGAAGCGCACTTTGGCAAGTTTGGCTCCTACTACCTCCGGCATACGTTTTACTTTGATGTGCATCCGCCGCTCGGCAAGATTCTTGTCTCTTTAGCACAGTATCTGAGCGGCTACAACGGCGACTTTGAATTTGAATCCGGCTCTGATTATCCCGAACACGTGCCGTACATCAAGATGCGTGTGTTGATGGCATTGTATGGTATCATGATGGTTCCCGTCGCGTTCCTCACTGCTCAGTCGTTCGGTTGGAACTGGCGCACGCGTAATATGTTCGTCTTGATGGTGCTTCTCGACCATGGATGGCTCACGATCTCGCGATTCGTACTGCTCGATAGCATGCTGCTCATCTTTACCCTCTGTGTCGTGCTGGGCTTGGTGCGCTTCCACAGGCTTCAGCAGCACTCTTTCACGCGTGCCTGGTGGTGTTGGCTCTTTTTCACTGGCGTTTCTATCGGGTGCGTATCGAGCGTAAAGATGGTCGGTTTGTTTGTCACCTCCTTGGTCGGCCTGTACACCATGGCCGACCTCTGGGACAAATTTGGCGACTTGAAAATGCCCGTGCGCACCTATCTGCGGCACTGGTGTGCCcgcattcttgcgctggTAATTGTGCCTCTGCTCATTTATGCATTTAGTTTTGCACTTCATTTTCACCTGCTGTACAAGTCGGGCCCTGGCGATGCGCAGATGAGCAGTTTGTTCCAATCGAACCTCAAAGGCAGCTCCCTGTCCAAGTACCCCCTCGAGGCCGCGTACGGAAGCAAAGTTTCGCTCAAGAACAATGGATATGGCGGTGGCCTGCTGCATTCCCACGTCCAGACGTTTCCCATCGGatcgctgcagcagcaagtTACGTGCTACCACTACAAAGACACAAACAACGACTTTCTCTTTTTGCCTTTGTATAACGAGCCGCAGCTGCCAGATGCGAACGACACAAACACGGATCCTCCGCGCATGCTCAAGAGCGGCGATACCGTACGTATGTTGCACGTTGAGACAATGCATGTACTGCAAACGAGAGATATTCCCGCGCCAGTAACCAAGGGCCAGCACGAAGTGTCTGGCTCCGCAGTGCTAGACTCCGACTCACGGCTAAATGAGTGGAAGGTTGAGGTGGTGAGCGATCtggcgcttggcgccggCCATGTCGGCTCGCCTGTGCGTACATTAACCACGGCGTTCCGCCTGAAGAACGATGAGCTTGGATGCtatttgcgcgctgccaaTGTCAATCTCCCCGACTGGGGTTGGAAGCAAGTTGAAGTGACGTGCGACCCCGAAAACAACCCCCGCGACGAGTTCACGCATTGGAATATCGAGAACCACTGGAACGATCGGCTCCCGGTGGAGTCTGGCCGCCATTTCCGCTCGCCCTTTTTCAAGGACCTGGTCCATTTGAATGTCGCGATGATGGTGGCAAACAATGCTCTCGTTCCTGACGAGGACAAGGAAGATTCGCTTGCTTCGCAGCCATCGGAATGGCCCTGGCTGTGGAATGGGCTACGCATGAACGGATGGGGCGCCGATCAGGACAAGTACTTTTTGGTCGGCAACGTATTCGTTTGGTGGGGAAGCACTGCTTCGCTCATCATCATGTGCAGCCTGTTGGTATGGTACTTtatgcgccgccagcgcagGATGTACGATCTGAGCCCGGTGGTGTGGGACAACTTTTTGTTCGTCACGGGCGTTGGCCTCCTCGGCTGGTTTTTGCACTACCTGCCTTTCTTGATCATGGGTCGTGTCATGTACATTCACCATTATCTCCCGACGCTCTACTTTGCCGTGATTGTATACTGTGAACTTATGGACCACTTCCTCTGGGGCAAGACTGCGCGCTACCGCTTTCATTTCACACACCTTTTGCGCATAGGCACCATTCCAGCGCCCAAGAACAGGGCCTTGCGCGACGAAAACTGCGATCCGCCGTGCGAAGGCCGCCCCCTGTCcgagcgtttgcgcaaCATTACATTTgcgtgcaccgccgcgctctgcatcTTTGTTTTTATCTGGTTCCGAGCCTTTTCTTTTGGCATGTATGGCGATATCAAAAACTGGCACGGtctgcagctgcgcaagagctGGAATGTGTATTAGGGTATCAAAGACTAGAGTCGTTCAATGCGACGCacactgcggcgcgatggTGGCCGTTGTACTGGCGCATCGTCTCGCCACTGGATAGCTCCCATAGTCGAGCTACATGATCCGACGATGCGGTAACGAGGTACGCGCTGTCTGCACTGAACGCCACGTCCCATACCCAGCGCTGGTGGCCCACGAGCGTTTTTTCCAGACCAAATTTAAATTGGTTCGTCGACCAAATCTTGACGGTTGTGTCCGCAGAGCATGTCGCCAAGAAACGCGCATCAGGGCTCAGTGCGCACTGCGTAATGTATGTTTCGTGGGCACGGAATTTGGTCACCGGGACAAGGTCGGTAAACTCGCTGCCTTTGACGTCCGCGACGGGCGTGCCGTCGGAGCCATAGCCGCCATTCTGGATGCGCCAGCAGTACACATTGCCTTTGTTGTTCGCCGCAATAAGGCAGGAGCCGTCGGAAGCGACGGTGACAGATCGTATAGGCACCTCTTCTTCCGGCACCAATTCATGGCTGCACCCATTCTCGCCCAGGTCCCACAGCTTTACACTGCCGTTCTGGTCGCAAGAAATTAACTCGCCTTGATTTGGATGAATGACCACGTCATTGACAGGGCCGTGGTGATCGTAGACGCGCTGGGGGCGCGATGTGCTGTGGTTAGGCTGAGAAAGGCACATACCGCGTATCCCAAATCTTCAACGTCCCGTCCTCGGAGCCACTCACGAGCCACTTTGCGTCGCAGTGCCACGCAATCGATGTCACGTTTCCCGCATGTCCGTCAAACGTCGCTACAGGGTTCACATTGTTtccacgcgctgcgtcgctggcgccgtgcgcattTGACGCAccgcccgccgcgccaccGATATTGCAGTCGTACAGGCGCACCTGGTTATGCCCGGCCGCAGCAAGAAAGCGCTTGTCGGGACTGATCGCAAGCCGGTTCACCTGCGAGTCGGGAAACTGGACCGTGTGCGAGCAGACGCCCGACCAGGCCTCCCAAAACCGGATCGTATGATCGTACCCCGCAGTGACTAAAATCACAGAAAGCGCATCTTTATCGATTTCAGCAGCAGAAGACGCCGCTCCTGGCGAGTCCAGAAACGGTGCAGCATTCGCGGCGGATAcaggcacgcgcgctggcgcccTAGTCGCATGCAGGCGTTCGTGCGCCATACAGAGGCAACGACCGTGCAGCACGTGGTGTAGCACAGTCACGTGACCCATAGGAGAGAATCTTCCTGGCGCCAGCGCTTCCTGTcgatggcgatgcgcgtgctgcCGTGCATTGTGCGGCGTACCTTTGCGACGGCAAAGGCGAGCAGAAATGGTGCAGACACACATTTGTCTGCGATGGCACGGACATACCCGAAAATTTGGGCATCGTTGCGCGACCAGGCCCCCTCTGccattgctgcgctcggcgcgcgcttccatTTATTCCCCAACTCTCTCAGCATGGAAgagcgcgcgagcagagaggcgcttgtgcgcatAGCATGCACGCACCCGAGTGTTGTGTCTGTGCAGCGACAAGTAGCAGACTTGTCGCTCTCGGtcgacgagcgcagcgaagTGCCGCAGCTCTCGGAAGTGATTGCACacaatgcagcgcttgcgacGATGGGCAacgcgctccttggcctTGTGGCCGCTGAGTACTTTCACTTGAAGTACCCACACCTGCCCACGCGCCTGCTAAAAGCGTTTGTGAGTGCCTATGTAGGCCCCAGCACTCTTGCAGACGTCGGCGCCGACCTTGgcattcttgcgcagggtgtgcagcgctgggaTCGCACGGGAGCGTCGGTCATTGCACACGAAATAAaaggcgcacgcgcgccgaaaagGATGCCGTTGCTGAGCAAGGatgtcgcggcgcagtcgatgcgcgcaatgaTTGCTGTCCTTTTCCAGGAGCTTGGTatggcggcgatgcgcacctTTGTGCACAGCTATTTCTTTTCGCGCCGTATGGACCTTGCGAGTTTGATCAAGTTCAGAGATCCGAAACGCGTGCTCTCCGCGACATGTAAAAAATACAGCAAACCGCTGCCCGAAAGCCGCATCATTGCAGAAACGGGGCGTTTGAGCATCAGCCCCGTGTTTGTCGTCGGCGTGTGGAGTGGAAAGGTGAAGCTTGGCGAGGGGTCGGGCAGCAGCATCCGCATGGCCGAgttccgcgccgcggagaatgcactgcgccgcttgtaCCTTGCCGAGAAGCCCGACAATGCGTTTCAGCTGCCGTCCAGCACGCTGGATGCTGCTTTTTGCGGCACCACGCCTCTTCCCCATTCCTTGCAGCTCTCTGCACAAACCAACGCTCCAAATGCATTTAGTCCGCAGCCGTTAGGCCATGCCGAGGTGCTGCATGAGTCGCGCGGGTGACATAGAGGCCGTGTGCCAACAAAAAAGGGTCCTGGCCCATTTTCTAGGTACTTCATACCATGATTTCTGTATTCACTACCGGGTATCTATGTGCGCAACAATGCGTCCACAACGTGCGCCACACGCAATTGTCGCAAATCTGTATACGTCTGCCCCGTTCCAACAAAGAAAATGGGCAGACCCGTAGCGTACGCAGACGTCAGCGCTGTGCCGACCTTGTCGTCGACCGTGTCCCATTTTGTCAACAGGCATCCATCCAGGCCGTGTGGATTCGATACCCCGCTGTAGTCTTTGAGCGCACGGTTGAATTTAGTAAGCTGATCGACTGCCTCGTTGccgacgagcgcctcgccgacAAACAGGACCTTGTCAGGCTGATTGACGGCAATGAGCTTTGCGAGGGCGCGCATCAGCGGCTCATTGTCCTGCATGCGCCCGGCGGTATCGATGAGAACCACGTCAAATTTTTGCGTACGCGCATACGCCAGCGCATCCTTGGCGATGCCAGCGGCGTCTTTTCCGTACCCACGCTCGTACAGCTCCAAGATGGCGTCGCCAGATGTTGGCATCCCATCCTTGACACGGGATCCGTCAATTTCGAGCTGGCCCAAGTTGCGCACATGCGTACGCAGTtgctcgacggcgccgctgcggaaTGTatcgcacgctgcaatCAAAACGCGGTAGCGGTTCTGCAGGAGCCAGAAGCATACCTTGGCAAGATTTGTCGATTTCCCCACGCCATTTACGCCGACAAAGCTGATTGTGTAGGGGTTGAGGGCGGGACTGACAGCGGCGCCTTTTcccgcgcgtgcagcgccgggaTTGGTAccaagcagctcgtcgcggcggcgcttcttgcTTGCAATGTCAAGCAAAATGTCGGTGCTTGTGCTGGGCGTCAAGATGCGTGTAATCGAGTCTTCCATCGACTTGCGCACTTCTGCTTTAATGCTGCCGAAGTTGCCGACGCGCTTTCCATACAGGCGGCGCTTGACGCCGTCGCAGATCATCTCTGCGACCTCGTTGGCCACGTTCTTGGACTGTAACTGGAGCTGCATCGTCTGCAAGACCGGCTCGAGATCCGCTTGCGTGATGGCGTCTTTTGCACCTGTAAGACGTCCAAGCGAAAATGTGCCGGATTTGGcattgagcagcttgccaaaGATGCCAGCGTGGCTTTCGTCCTCGGCTGGCAGCGTGTCTggcgcatcgtctgcaAGTTCGTACATCCCGTCTTCGCGCGTGTGTCCAAGCTTGGTTTCGTCGATGAGCTCGTGCAGACCAGGCCCTTGTGCGTCATCGACCGAGCCGCTGTAGTCTAACGCCGCGACTGTGTCGGGATCGGCcgtggcgctggcgccCCACTTACGCCGCTCCTTGCCGCCTTTCTTGGCAGAGTCGGGCATGGGCGTGGGTGTAGGCTCTTTCGTGGGTGTGGTCTTGTTTTTTTTGGCTTTCGGCGCAATGCGTCGGCCGCCTGGGCCACTCGCCGCTTTACCGCGCAGTGCTTCGATGCCGCGCGTTGGCGTCTGCGTGGAAAAGTCATTTTCCTCTTGTACGAGTTCGTGCACGTtcacgcgcggctcgacAGAATGCCGTCGATCATTGTTCTCCgcgttgcgcagcatttTGACAAACTCTGCGTCCCATGCCTTGAGGCTGTTGGCATACGCCTCAAGCGTTGGCTTCGATGTGGTTGCTGTCGgcagtgtgcgcagcaattCGCCGTAGCGCACGGTAAATGCATCCTGGACTGTTTCCAAAAAATCTTCGATGTAGCCGAGCTGTAGAATGCGTTGGTAGGCAACGATAAACGTAAGATCCAGTGCATTGTTGAACGACCAGCGAATGGTATATCCCTCCATAtccatgcggcgcgtcgcggtgcGCTCCTCTAGGAATGCCGTACGCACGACTTTGTTTACGATGGTATGCTTCGACACTGAATCGGTGAATTG encodes the following:
- the mrpl3 gene encoding 54S ribosomal protein L3 mitochondrial (EggNog:ENOG503NW2P; COG:J; BUSCO:EOG09263CGP); its protein translation is MARTYPKIWASLRDQAPSAIAALGARFHLFPNSLSMEERASREALVRIACTHPSVVSVQRQVADLSLSVDERSEVPQLSEVIAHNAALATMGNALLGLVAAEYFHLKYPHLPTRLLKAFVSAYVGPSTLADVGADLGILAQGVQRWDRTGASVIAHEIKGARAPKRMPLLSKDVAAQSMRAMIAVLFQELGMAAMRTFVHSYFFSRRMDLASLIKFRDPKRVLSATCKKYSKPLPESRIIAETGRLSISPVFVVGVWSGKVKLGEGSGSSIRMAEFRAAENALRRLYLAEKPDNAFQLPSSTLDAAFCGTTPLPHSLQLSAQTNAPNAFSPQPLGHAEVLHESRG
- the TIF1 gene encoding translation initiation factor eIF4A (EggNog:ENOG503NUYA; COG:J), giving the protein MSNPEEVSAAPAAAPAPSALDASITEGEIQSNWDEVYDNFDNMGLAPELLRGVFAYGFERPSAIQSRAIVPVIKGHDVIAQAQSGTGKTATFSIAILERIDPNIKAVQALVLAPTRELAQQIQNVLVALGDYMNIQSHACIGGTNVRDDMARLNNGVQVVVGTPGRVYDMINRRAFRTDHLKMFCLDEADEMLSRGFKDQMYEVFQLLPQDTQVVLLSATMPEDVLVVTKKFMREPVRILVKRDELTLEGIKQFYIAVEKEEWKFETLTDLYETVTITQAVIFCNTRRKVDWLTDQLHAKEFTVSAMHGDMDQQQREVIMREFRSGSSRVLITTDLLARGIDVQQVSLVINYDLPTNRENYIHRIGRGGRFGRKGVAINFVTEDDVRMMRDIEQFYNTQVEEMPLNVADLI
- the LST8 gene encoding TOR complex subunit lst8 (BUSCO:EOG092638XA; COG:S; EggNog:ENOG503NTXM) produces the protein MAHERLHATRAPARVPVSAANAAPFLDSPGAASSAAEIDKDALSVILVTAGYDHTIRFWEAWSGVCSHTVQFPDSQVNRLAISPDKRFLAAAGHNQVRLYDCNIGGAAGGASNAHGASDAARGNNVNPVATFDGHAGNVTSIAWHCDAKWLVSGSEDGTLKIWDTRTSRPQRVYDHHGPVNDVVIHPNQGELISCDQNGSVKLWDLGENGCSHELVPEEEVPIRSVTVASDGSCLIAANNKGNVYCWRIQNGGYGSDGTPVADVKGSEFTDLVPVTKFRAHETYITQCALSPDARFLATCSADTTVKIWSTNQFKFGLEKTLVGHQRWVWDVAFSADSAYLVTASSDHVARLWELSSGETMRQYNGHHRAAVCVALNDSSL
- the PMT2 gene encoding dolichyl-phosphate-mannose--protein mannosyltransferase (CAZy:GT39; COG:O; TransMembrane:10 (o58-74i146-168o188-211i223-239o245-262i283-306o606-627i639-657o677-694i742-761o); EggNog:ENOG503NURN), whose protein sequence is MHSRPGSLSGSFADDSTAPFISEKGAKKHMSKYANAIPVHQPPKQLSERLESWLQNDRLMFIVYLLLSIFTRLYRIGSNSKVVWDEAHFGKFGSYYLRHTFYFDVHPPLGKILVSLAQYLSGYNGDFEFESGSDYPEHVPYIKMRVLMALYGIMMVPVAFLTAQSFGWNWRTRNMFVLMVLLDHGWLTISRFVLLDSMLLIFTLCVVLGLVRFHRLQQHSFTRAWWCWLFFTGVSIGCVSSVKMVGLFVTSLVGLYTMADLWDKFGDLKMPVRTYLRHWCARILALVIVPLLIYAFSFALHFHLLYKSGPGDAQMSSLFQSNLKGSSLSKYPLEAAYGSKVSLKNNGYGGGLLHSHVQTFPIGSLQQQVTCYHYKDTNNDFLFLPLYNEPQLPDANDTNTDPPRMLKSGDTVRMLHVETMHVLQTRDIPAPVTKGQHEVSGSAVLDSDSRLNEWKVEVVSDLALGAGHVGSPVRTLTTAFRLKNDELGCYLRAANVNLPDWGWKQVEVTCDPENNPRDEFTHWNIENHWNDRLPVESGRHFRSPFFKDLVHLNVAMMVANNALVPDEDKEDSLASQPSEWPWLWNGLRMNGWGADQDKYFLVGNVFVWWGSTASLIIMCSLLVWYFMRRQRRMYDLSPVVWDNFLFVTGVGLLGWFLHYLPFLIMGRVMYIHHYLPTLYFAVIVYCELMDHFLWGKTARYRFHFTHLLRIGTIPAPKNRALRDENCDPPCEGRPLSERLRNITFACTAALCIFVFIWFRAFSFGMYGDIKNWHGLQLRKSWNVY